The window TCCCTGTGCAACGGTAAGCCTTGTAGGGAGGGTGAGGTGTCCCAGGAGTTCAATATCCGGAGTGTCCTTTCTTTTTCCATTAATAATAGTAGCCGCAGCACCACCGGAAATATTGATGATAAGGTCTATATATCCGCTAGGATAAAATACTTCATCCCGGAGATCATTGTCAATGGTAACAATGGTATAGCTTTTTATGTAAGGAGCTAAGCTGGCGGAAGGTGAAATTTGCATAGCTGGTACTGGGTGTTAATTCGTTGATAGATAGATTGTTCTAAGTTAAGAATAAAAATAATACGAAGAGATAAGAAGGTGATCAAAATAATACCTCCTATATCAAAATATGTTCGTTTTTTTGAAATGGAGATTTTGAAAACCTATTCCGTATTTTTGCAGACAATTAAGCAACTAAACTGTTTATTTCAAAACATGGGCAATATATTTTCTGACAACCCGCAAATAGAGGTAGTATCTTCTTTCTCAGAACTTGTACATAGCAATTTCCAAGGAACTATGAACGCAATTTGCTGGCAGCGGAATTTAGTTGGAAATTTCAAAGAAATTGTTTCTCAGCTTCAGTTAAAAGAGGATGTAACGGTAGTTTCCGCTCAGGATCTTTTAGCGTTACAATTATCAGAAGAAGGGGATATGGCAAGAACAATGATCTTAAATGACTTACAGCTATTGACCGATTTTGGAGCTTCTCCAGTTCTTAATCTTCTTAAATGTTATGATCGGGATGAAGAACTTGGTTTCATTTCAACAGATGTATATTCATATCATGTAGACCGTTCACCTATTGCAACAGATACTTTTTTATGCACCTATCATGGAGCTGCAAGTGATATTATTCCCAATGATCAGGTTGAACAGAAAATTTTGATTCCTGAAATCCGGGAACAGCTCAAAAAACTACACGGCGGCCCCAAAGAAGAGTTTGAAGACT of the Chryseobacterium viscerum genome contains:
- a CDS encoding DUF1826 domain-containing protein: MGNIFSDNPQIEVVSSFSELVHSNFQGTMNAICWQRNLVGNFKEIVSQLQLKEDVTVVSAQDLLALQLSEEGDMARTMILNDLQLLTDFGASPVLNLLKCYDRDEELGFISTDVYSYHVDRSPIATDTFLCTYHGAASDIIPNDQVEQKILIPEIREQLKKLHGGPKEEFEDFLKEYFFDLHYQTKPNAEPVNLGIGHLWRIAVDHPEQQALPCVHRAPVENDGEYRLLLIC